The genomic segment ACCTAGACTAGTGCCATCTTCTGCAAACAAGGCAAAGCCATGCTGTCTAAGAAAATAAGCAAAAAACTGCTCCGGCGTAAACACCGTTCCTAAATAAACGCCTGTGCCCTTGAGCTGCTCTCCCATCTGGTCAAAATCCTCCCAGGTCCACGAGGCGGTGGGCGGCTCTATGCCGCTGGCCTTGAAAACCTCTGGGTCATATACAGCAAATAGAGCGTTGACGCCCAAATTCATGCCGTATAATTGGCCTCCCCATTTCCCGCTGGACAGATGGCTCTCGCTGATGGAGGACGCATCTATGATGCCGCTTCGAATATACGGCTCCAAATTCTCCAGCAAATCAAGCGAGCTGTACTGGGACAAATACGAAATGTCCATCTGAATGATGTCCGGCAGCGCATTGCCCGCCGCGTACGGCGCGAGCTTTCTCCAATATTCATTGAAAGCGCTATATTCAAATTCAATGTTAATATGCGGATTTAGCTCTTCATACATATGGATAACCTCGATCGTTGCATTGTTGCGAAATTCATTGCCCCACCAAGCGATGCGAAGCGTAATCGGCTCCTCCTTAAGCTTGTTTAATGGGTCGGACTGCCCGGGGATGCAGCCCCAAAGCGCAGCTAGCAAGCCAAGCATTATGCCAATTCGGATGATCGTTCGCATCATCTGCTTAATCCTCCTGCACACACGGAATAAGGACGCTGACTTTCGTTCCGCCCCCCGCCCGGCTGTCAATTCCTAGCCCATAGCTTTCGCCGAAAGCGAGCTTGATCCGGTTTTTAATATTCAAAATGCCAATGCCGTTCCCCCGTGTTTCCGCCTCTCCGCTCAGCACACGCTGCACATAAGCTTCCTCCATGCCCGGCCCGCCGTCCTCGACAATAAGCGCGAGCTTCCCTTCCCCCCACTCCGCATAAAGCCGGATCGTACAGGGCTCAATCATAGGCTCCAAACCGTATTGCACGGCATTTTCCAATAGAGGCTGCAAAGTAAGCTTAGGGATGGCAGCGGCATAACAGGAGACAGGCACATCCATATGAAAATCCAGCCGATTTTGAAATCGGTATTTTTGAATCGTAATGTAATGCTTCACCGTTTCAAGCTCTTCGGCAACGGTAATCACATTTTGCTTTAAGCTGATCGAGGAGCGCAGCAAATAACCTAGCGAGACGACCATGCTGGATATTTGCTGCTGCGCATTTTTTTTGGCCAGCCAATGGATTGAATCGAGCGCATTATACAAAAAATGAGGATTGATCTGCGCCTGCAGCGCCTTGAACTCCGTTTCCTTAATGATAAGCTGGTTGGCGTAATTTTCTTTAATCAGCGTATTAATGCGAGTAATCATCATTCGATACGTTCGCTGCAGCAGCCCTACTTCATCCATTTGCTGAAATGCAGGTGCGGACATGCTGGCATCCATGCTGTCCAGGTCGCCATACTGTACCTCCTTCATCTGGCTGATTAACTGGCGAATGGGCCTCGTCAAGCTGCGGGCAAAGGCCATCCCGATGGCAACAACGACAATAAAGGTCAGGCTATAGACAATAACGAGCGAATTTTTCAGCCACACGACCGTTTCAAAAATATGATTGTACGGGACGATATTGTAATACATCCATCCGGTATAAGAGGATTTTTTCTGCGACAGAAAGGTTGTCTCCTTATTGACCTTCTTGATCTCGTAGCCGTCTCCCGCCTTTAGCGGCTGAAAGGCAACAGCCACGCCTTCTGGCATTTGCCCGTACGGATAGACGACATCCTTCCCTGATTTAAGCAAAATATCACTACTCTGACTCGCCGTGCCCGCATAGTCCTCCACTAGTCTCTCAATATTAATCCGCAAAAATAATATGCCGACGGGCTCCAGCGTCAATGGCTCATACGCCCGCACCTCCCTGACCATAATGAGCATAGGGTCGGAAGCATCCGGGTAAAGCCAGCGGACTTCGCCTTTTCCCGCCACCGCTTCTTTAATCATGCGGGCATATTTTTCCTCCGAGAAGGATGGGGACTCTCCATATTTGCTGACCCGCTGTTTGGAGTCGATAAGATGAACAGATTGCACATAACGTTCAGCATTGCTAATATGCGCCCACAGTTGATCGGTTATCTTCTTGCGGGTTATGTAACCGGCATATTCCGCATCATCCTGAAGCAAATCCTTTAATCCTCGCTGAATTTGTGAATCTGAAATAATGGTGAGCGACATCGATTCCAGCTTCTTCAGCTCCATATCTATCGTGGTGGACGATAAATTCAAGAGCCGATAGGATTTGTCATATAGCTGTCTGTCATAAATCGAATAGGCATAATATAAGGAGCTGTAAGCAATCGTAATAATAAGGGTCATGATCAGAAAGACCATGAGAAACATTTTTCGCTTGATGCTCAGATTCCGATATACCGCCATTATACAGAGCGCTCCTTTGCATAGGTCATACACTAGATATAACATACTCGGCAAAAACCAGATACACTAGGGGAACCCGGAGCTCTATTTTCACAAAGAAAAGGCTGCTTTGGGGCGCTTTACGCCCCATACAGCAGCCTTCATCCGTTTATGCATTTTTCACGCTGCCGCTTATTTCGTTTGGTATCTTTCGTATGCCGCTTGGTGCATTTCCACAGCTTGGTCAATGCCCATGCTCTTAATCGTCTCTACCATTTTATCGAACTCGGCAATCGGCTTCTGCCCATTAATGATCGCTGTCATCGTCTCGTTCAAGTACGTATTGACTTGGCTCATAATGGAAGTGACCGTGCTTGCTTCGTCCAGCGTCAGGCGGATAGGAGGAAGCGTCAGCTCGGAGCTCGCTTTCATCCACTCCGCGTTGGCATCCCGCTGGCCTTGATCGAACAACAGGGCGTCCAAATATTTGCTGTCCTGATTGATTGGGCCATCCATAATCGATAACGCATAAGAAGCCAGCGCCTGATCATAGGTCAAGCCGTTCGGATTATCAGTGATGAGGCCCGTGAACTTGATAGCATCGCCGTCCTTCTCATAGCTCTCGCCCTCGATGCCAAAGTTGAACAAGTCGCTGCCTTGCGCGCTGTAATTAAAATCCATCCATTGCACGATATATTTCAGCTTGTCTTCATCGGCGCTTGATGTGATCGCTTCGCCATAAGTCAGCACCTTATTGTTCATATTGAAGGTCGCATAGGCATTGCCATCCGGCGATACCGGCCATGGCGCACCTGTCAGATTAAAATTCGGATCGCTATCCCTCATCAGGTTGAAGTATTTGCCCATGCCGCTGAACACACCGCCCAAGTAGGAGCCGGCTAAATTATTCGTAATTTTATAGTCAAAAGCTTTGCCGTCATTCGTCATAATTTCCGGATCAATCAGCCCTTCTTTATACCAGGCTGCCATCGTCTCCAGGAAACTTTTGTATTCAGGCTCGATTGGCCCGAAAGCCACTTTTCCGCCCTTCATTTGGAAGCCGCCAATGACTCCGAAGGCTGGAGAAAAATCATGCAGCTTCGTCAAATTTCCCGGTCCCCAGTTGCCCGTAAACGGAAGCTCATCCTGCTTGCCGTTGCCGTTCGGGTCCTGTTCCTTGAACGCCTTAAGCACCGTATGCCATTCATCAATCGTTGTAGGCGTTTTCAAATTGAGCTTGTCGAGCCAGTCCTTGCGCACGATGGGGCCCGTTGTTGCATTCAGCTTGAGCGCATCCAGCTTCAGAAGCGGGAACATATAGATCGTGCCGTCATCAAGGGCAATTTGCTTCAGCACATCCGGATCGGATTCAATAATGCCCTTCAGATTTGGCGCGTATTGGTCGATCAGCTCGTTCAAGCGAATGATCCGCCCGTCCTCGATCATTTTCTCAGGACCGCCTACTGCATCCGCCCAGTTATAGTAGATGACGTCTGGAAGCTCCTTCGTTGCAATGAGCAGGTTGAACTGATCCTTCTGCTGTCCTAGCGGCGGGTGTGTGAATTTCACCTTGATTCCCGTCAGCTCTTCTTTTTTCTTATACGAGGCCATTTCCCCAAAGTTGTCCATCGAGGCGGTCAGCTTCGCATCATTCGCACGCCAATAATTAATCGTGAACGCTTCATTCGTAATCGGCAGCGGTATTTCCGTCAGTTTCTCTGCGCCGGCTGCTGGACTGGATGCCCCTGCATTGGCCGGACTGCCTGCTGCTGTTCCTTCATTTGGCGCATTGTTTTGCGAGCATGCTGACATCAGGCCGACAAGCAGCGCCGAGGACAAAATGACCAACCCCATTTTTCTTTTCACCCAAATCGCCTCCAAAAAATAATTGATTTTTATTGTTTCACGGCACCGATTAAAGCGCCTTGAACAAAAAACTTTTGAATAAACGGATACACCAGCATAATCGGCAGCGTAGAAATAATGATCGTGGCGTATTTAATGTTCTCTCCAATAGCAAAGCCCGTGTCCACGCCGGCGCCCATCGACTCCGTACTGCTGCTAATTAAAATATCCCGCATTACAATCTGGATCGGATACAGCTCCTGGCTTCGCAAATACAGCATCGGACCTACATAATCATTCCAATGGTCGACCGCGTAGTACAGCGACATGACCGCCAAAATCGATTTGGATAAAGGCAGGACGATACGAAATAAGATTAGAAAATCATTAGCTCCATCCAGCTTCGCGGACTCGATCAAGCTTATCGGAATGCTCTCGAAGCTCGTTTTCATAATCAAGAAGTAGAAGGTGCTGATGGCACCAGGGATGATCATCGCCAGGCGGGTATCCACCAGCCCCAAATTCTGAATAAGCAGGAAGCTTGGGATCATGCCGCCGCCAAAAAACATCGTAAAGGTAATGAGCTGCATAAACGTTTTTCGGCCGAATAAATCCATTCTGGACAGCGCATAGGCAGCTAAAGCCGTCATCAGCAAATTGACCAGCGTTCCAACTACGACATAAAATAGCGTGTTCAAGTAACCGTTATAAATTTTCGGGTTTTGAAACACATATTTATAAGCCTCAAGCTGGAAGCCTTCGGGCAGCAGCATGAGCGACCTTGAGCGCAGCAATTGATCTGGATCGCTAATCGAAGAATTCAGCACATACAGCATCGGATAAAAGGATACAGCTAT from the Paenibacillus sp. BIHB 4019 genome contains:
- a CDS encoding extracellular solute-binding protein, which gives rise to MMRTIIRIGIMLGLLAALWGCIPGQSDPLNKLKEEPITLRIAWWGNEFRNNATIEVIHMYEELNPHINIEFEYSAFNEYWRKLAPYAAGNALPDIIQMDISYLSQYSSLDLLENLEPYIRSGIIDASSISESHLSSGKWGGQLYGMNLGVNALFAVYDPEVFKASGIEPPTASWTWEDFDQMGEQLKGTGVYLGTVFTPEQFFAYFLRQHGFALFAEDGTSLGYEDDKLFIDYFGRMQRLAKDKLIFSPDIWTSDINKSDADPFYKGEALLGWGYSNQFINIVEHYGKQLAIVPLPGPNSKQGLFLKPGMFFSISKNSKNKEEAAKFISFFVNNLEANKLLQGERGVPVSSRLKEQLKPFVKPELAQIFEYLDWVEKNSSPMDPPDPVGTAEVTVVLRDLHDLLLFGKITPEAAAAEFRAKAGEILARNKK
- a CDS encoding sensor histidine kinase; translated protein: MAVYRNLSIKRKMFLMVFLIMTLIITIAYSSLYYAYSIYDRQLYDKSYRLLNLSSTTIDMELKKLESMSLTIISDSQIQRGLKDLLQDDAEYAGYITRKKITDQLWAHISNAERYVQSVHLIDSKQRVSKYGESPSFSEEKYARMIKEAVAGKGEVRWLYPDASDPMLIMVREVRAYEPLTLEPVGILFLRINIERLVEDYAGTASQSSDILLKSGKDVVYPYGQMPEGVAVAFQPLKAGDGYEIKKVNKETTFLSQKKSSYTGWMYYNIVPYNHIFETVVWLKNSLVIVYSLTFIVVVAIGMAFARSLTRPIRQLISQMKEVQYGDLDSMDASMSAPAFQQMDEVGLLQRTYRMMITRINTLIKENYANQLIIKETEFKALQAQINPHFLYNALDSIHWLAKKNAQQQISSMVVSLGYLLRSSISLKQNVITVAEELETVKHYITIQKYRFQNRLDFHMDVPVSCYAAAIPKLTLQPLLENAVQYGLEPMIEPCTIRLYAEWGEGKLALIVEDGGPGMEEAYVQRVLSGEAETRGNGIGILNIKNRIKLAFGESYGLGIDSRAGGGTKVSVLIPCVQED
- a CDS encoding extracellular solute-binding protein yields the protein MKRKMGLVILSSALLVGLMSACSQNNAPNEGTAAGSPANAGASSPAAGAEKLTEIPLPITNEAFTINYWRANDAKLTASMDNFGEMASYKKKEELTGIKVKFTHPPLGQQKDQFNLLIATKELPDVIYYNWADAVGGPEKMIEDGRIIRLNELIDQYAPNLKGIIESDPDVLKQIALDDGTIYMFPLLKLDALKLNATTGPIVRKDWLDKLNLKTPTTIDEWHTVLKAFKEQDPNGNGKQDELPFTGNWGPGNLTKLHDFSPAFGVIGGFQMKGGKVAFGPIEPEYKSFLETMAAWYKEGLIDPEIMTNDGKAFDYKITNNLAGSYLGGVFSGMGKYFNLMRDSDPNFNLTGAPWPVSPDGNAYATFNMNNKVLTYGEAITSSADEDKLKYIVQWMDFNYSAQGSDLFNFGIEGESYEKDGDAIKFTGLITDNPNGLTYDQALASYALSIMDGPINQDSKYLDALLFDQGQRDANAEWMKASSELTLPPIRLTLDEASTVTSIMSQVNTYLNETMTAIINGQKPIAEFDKMVETIKSMGIDQAVEMHQAAYERYQTK
- a CDS encoding carbohydrate ABC transporter permease, whose translation is MKRSSGEHVFDFFNVIMLCCIIAVSFYPMLYVLNSSISDPDQLLRSRSLMLLPEGFQLEAYKYVFQNPKIYNGYLNTLFYVVVGTLVNLLMTALAAYALSRMDLFGRKTFMQLITFTMFFGGGMIPSFLLIQNLGLVDTRLAMIIPGAISTFYFLIMKTSFESIPISLIESAKLDGANDFLILFRIVLPLSKSILAVMSLYYAVDHWNDYVGPMLYLRSQELYPIQIVMRDILISSSTESMGAGVDTGFAIGENIKYATIIISTLPIMLVYPFIQKFFVQGALIGAVKQ